One genomic window of Bartonella sp. JB63 includes the following:
- a CDS encoding DUF883 family protein — protein sequence MANNKTNNKTETEKNLKKQLEQLRNEVTNITSTLSDFSSNKMNEAKNKAEQFYSSAKENGEELLSQAKRKYNDLEKTLNQQVRDNPGKTILIATGIGFILSHLLRR from the coding sequence ATGGCAAATAATAAAACAAACAACAAAACAGAAACAGAGAAAAACTTAAAAAAACAGTTGGAGCAATTACGCAATGAGGTTACAAACATCACATCAACCCTGAGTGATTTTAGTTCCAACAAAATGAACGAAGCGAAAAATAAAGCTGAACAATTTTACAGTTCAGCAAAGGAAAATGGTGAAGAACTCTTATCGCAAGCGAAACGCAAGTATAACGATTTAGAAAAAACGCTCAACCAACAAGTTCGTGATAATCCTGGCAAAACTATTCTGATTGCGACAGGCATTGGTTTTATTCTTTCTCACTTGTTGCGCCGTTAA
- a CDS encoding phage holin family protein, translating to MYKVIAPLLSHLVSGGIKNTVKKIQIQTFCYGIIGIALFIALIFLCVTSFFALCLVMSPLAAASTLFFIWLFIAGFNAVLCQFLKSYHRQDHQKQWEKHRHELITTSALSSLALLNKHFPLVKLGGPILGFMTYFLWKKNKKDHS from the coding sequence ATGTATAAAGTGATCGCACCTCTTTTGAGCCATCTTGTTAGTGGAGGGATCAAAAACACTGTCAAAAAAATCCAGATCCAAACATTTTGCTATGGGATTATTGGAATTGCACTGTTTATAGCTCTCATTTTTTTATGTGTCACAAGCTTTTTTGCGTTATGTTTGGTGATGTCCCCTCTTGCAGCAGCGAGTACACTCTTTTTTATTTGGCTTTTTATCGCAGGATTCAATGCTGTTCTTTGTCAATTTTTAAAATCGTACCACCGTCAGGATCATCAAAAACAGTGGGAAAAGCATCGTCACGAGCTTATAACGACTTCAGCTCTTTCCAGCCTCGCGTTGTTAAACAAACATTTTCCTCTTGTTAAATTAGGGGGACCTATTCTCGGGTTTATGACTTATTTTCTCTGGAAAAAAAATAAAAAAGACCACTCTTAA
- a CDS encoding biopolymer transporter ExbD, with protein sequence MKTDHYDNWETNEESLYSEINITPFIDVILVLLIVFMVTAPLATSILPVQLPTFTQAPVADQTDKPLYITLQKNHILYIGKNQTDKTEFVDLLLQETQRNFETKILIRADSEIDYGAVVDLLNQIRMVGYTKIGLVGLQKTEKISHSNVISDSFEDDD encoded by the coding sequence ATGAAAACAGATCATTATGATAATTGGGAAACCAATGAAGAGAGCCTTTATAGCGAGATCAATATAACACCTTTTATTGATGTAATATTAGTGTTGTTGATTGTTTTTATGGTGACTGCACCTTTGGCAACGTCGATTCTGCCTGTTCAGCTCCCTACTTTCACTCAAGCCCCTGTTGCTGATCAAACAGACAAACCGCTCTATATTACCTTACAAAAAAATCACATTCTTTATATTGGAAAAAATCAAACGGATAAAACAGAGTTTGTTGATCTGTTATTGCAGGAAACACAACGCAATTTCGAAACAAAAATTTTAATTCGAGCAGATAGTGAAATCGATTATGGAGCTGTTGTGGATCTACTCAATCAAATTCGAATGGTTGGATATACCAAAATCGGTCTTGTAGGACTCCAAAAAACAGAAAAAATTTCTCATAGTAATGTGATAAGCGATTCTTTCGAGGATGATGATTAA
- the rpmE gene encoding 50S ribosomal protein L31, whose translation MKPNIHPDYHMINVVMTDGTQYVTHSTWGKEGDTLNLDIDPKSHPAWIGGAQTLVDRGGRVSKFKNRFGGLGF comes from the coding sequence ATGAAACCCAATATTCACCCTGATTACCACATGATTAATGTTGTAATGACTGATGGAACTCAATATGTGACTCATTCAACATGGGGAAAAGAAGGGGATACCCTTAATTTGGATATTGATCCAAAAAGCCATCCAGCATGGATTGGAGGGGCGCAGACATTGGTTGATCGTGGTGGACGCGTTTCTAAGTTTAAGAATCGTTTTGGTGGTCTTGGATTTTAA
- a CDS encoding YebC/PmpR family DNA-binding transcriptional regulator: MAGHSQFKNIMHRKGRQDAMRSKIFSKLAREITVAAKQGSPDPTMNPRLRLAVQNAKAQSMPKDNIERAIKKASGGDVENYDEVRYEGYGPGGVAVIVEALTDNRNRTASNVRAAFTKAGGALGETGSVSFMFNRVGEIIYKSEAGTVDTIMDAAIEAGAEDVQSEETDHHIFCAFEDIGEVSKILETTLGEAESIKTIWKATTLAPIDEEKALSVVRLIATLEEDDDVQNVYANFDVSDEILAKLSA, translated from the coding sequence ATGGCAGGCCATTCACAATTTAAAAATATTATGCACCGCAAAGGACGTCAAGATGCAATGCGTTCGAAAATATTCTCCAAACTTGCACGTGAAATTACGGTTGCAGCTAAACAGGGCTCTCCTGATCCGACAATGAATCCGCGTTTAAGGCTCGCGGTTCAAAATGCAAAAGCGCAATCAATGCCGAAAGATAATATTGAACGAGCAATTAAAAAAGCCTCAGGTGGTGATGTCGAAAATTACGATGAAGTGCGCTATGAGGGATATGGCCCTGGTGGGGTAGCCGTTATTGTTGAAGCCTTAACCGATAATCGGAATCGTACCGCTTCAAATGTCCGCGCTGCTTTTACAAAAGCAGGAGGTGCTTTAGGAGAAACAGGTTCCGTTAGCTTTATGTTTAATCGCGTTGGTGAGATTATCTATAAATCTGAGGCTGGCACTGTTGATACCATTATGGACGCAGCAATTGAAGCAGGCGCGGAAGATGTACAGTCTGAAGAAACGGATCATCATATTTTTTGTGCCTTTGAAGATATTGGTGAGGTCTCGAAAATTCTTGAAACCACACTCGGCGAAGCAGAATCGATCAAAACCATTTGGAAAGCAACAACTCTAGCACCAATTGATGAAGAAAAAGCACTCTCTGTTGTACGTCTGATTGCAACCTTAGAAGAAGACGATGATGTGCAAAATGTTTATGCCAATTTTGATGTCAGTGATGAAATTTTAGCAAAATTGTCAGCATAA
- the exbB gene encoding tonB-system energizer ExbB yields MTSHTVSLENNTVAVSMHDFSPFSMFMAADWVVKAVIIFLLLASLLSWTIAFVKIIELTVAKYKARYALKLARNAQTLAGLIVSFKEIKGTSVFLLEETLKEIRLSSQFVKSDDADRSQNEAFFCGNISSVNGLKERVHSLLSRCLLAAIRRITFGIPVLATIGSVAPFIGLFATVWGIMDSFIGIAKSQTTRLDVVAPGIAEALMATAIGLFVAIPAVIIYNSIMRVLNGYRNDLADIAAVIERLVSREFDRQQQLLDNHENRSL; encoded by the coding sequence ATGACATCTCATACAGTTTCTTTAGAGAACAATACTGTTGCAGTATCAATGCATGATTTCTCTCCTTTTTCAATGTTTATGGCTGCTGATTGGGTTGTGAAAGCTGTCATTATATTTCTATTGTTGGCTTCTCTCCTCTCTTGGACCATTGCCTTCGTTAAAATTATTGAACTCACTGTAGCAAAATACAAAGCACGGTATGCCCTTAAATTAGCAAGAAATGCTCAGACACTTGCAGGATTGATTGTCAGCTTTAAAGAAATTAAAGGAACTTCTGTCTTCTTACTGGAAGAAACACTGAAAGAAATACGTCTGTCGTCACAATTTGTAAAATCAGATGATGCTGACAGAAGTCAAAATGAAGCCTTTTTTTGTGGAAATATCAGTAGTGTAAATGGATTGAAAGAGCGTGTGCATTCGCTTTTATCTCGCTGTTTATTGGCTGCGATACGTCGTATTACTTTCGGAATTCCTGTTCTGGCAACAATTGGTTCTGTAGCACCTTTCATTGGCCTTTTTGCAACCGTTTGGGGGATTATGGATTCCTTTATTGGAATCGCAAAATCCCAAACAACACGGTTGGATGTTGTCGCTCCTGGAATCGCTGAAGCTTTGATGGCAACAGCTATTGGGCTTTTTGTAGCAATCCCAGCTGTTATTATCTATAATAGTATTATGCGGGTTCTTAATGGATATCGAAATGATTTAGCGGATATCGCAGCGGTGATTGAAAGGCTTGTAAGCCGTGAATTTGATAGACAACAACAATTATTAGATAACCATGAAAACAGATCATTATGA
- the glmM gene encoding phosphoglucosamine mutase, with amino-acid sequence MARKYFGTDGIRGRANFFPMTPDFAMKIGMAVGVLFRKKEQSHRVVIGKDTRLSGYMLENALVSGLTSAGMDAFLLGPVPTPAVAMLCRSLRADLGVMISASHNPFYDNGIKLFGPDGFKLSDEIEKKIEQLIETDFSHSLAEPAEIGRAKRVEGDIYRYIEYAKRTLPRDVRLDSLRIVVDCANGATYKAAPRALWELGAEVFAINNEPTGLNINQKCGSTDLTSLKRKVHEVRADVGIALDGDGDRVLMVDEKAQTIDGDQIIAVIAEHWYKTERLRNKGVVTTIMSNLGLERFLNSKGLDLIRTNVGDRYVVDTMRQKGYNVGGESSGHIVLSDFGTTGDGLVAALQILACMQQNHYSMSYLCQRFEVVPQILKNIAIKNKNILENPKVKTVIDHAQKCLRKEGRLVIRPSGTEPLIRVMAEGDDQKAIEEIVAEISDVLMQYDSTKT; translated from the coding sequence ATGGCACGGAAATATTTCGGTACAGATGGAATTCGAGGGAGAGCTAATTTTTTTCCTATGACACCAGATTTTGCCATGAAAATAGGAATGGCAGTGGGGGTTTTATTTCGCAAAAAAGAACAGTCACATCGTGTGGTTATTGGGAAAGATACACGTTTATCTGGTTATATGCTGGAAAATGCTTTGGTTTCAGGACTGACTTCTGCTGGAATGGATGCTTTCTTATTAGGACCTGTGCCAACCCCTGCTGTGGCTATGTTATGTCGTTCATTACGCGCTGATTTGGGTGTGATGATTTCTGCTTCTCATAATCCCTTTTATGACAATGGTATTAAACTTTTTGGTCCCGATGGCTTTAAACTTTCCGATGAAATAGAAAAGAAAATTGAGCAATTAATCGAAACAGATTTTTCACATTCTTTAGCGGAACCTGCTGAAATTGGTCGTGCTAAACGCGTGGAAGGGGATATTTATCGCTATATTGAATATGCTAAACGAACTTTGCCACGTGATGTGCGTTTGGATTCTTTGCGTATTGTGGTGGATTGTGCCAATGGTGCTACTTATAAAGCAGCACCCCGCGCATTATGGGAATTAGGAGCAGAAGTCTTTGCGATTAATAATGAGCCAACAGGTCTTAATATTAACCAGAAATGTGGATCAACTGACCTCACATCTTTAAAAAGAAAAGTGCATGAAGTGCGTGCTGATGTTGGTATTGCTCTTGATGGCGATGGTGATCGGGTGCTCATGGTTGATGAAAAAGCCCAAACCATCGATGGGGATCAAATCATTGCTGTTATTGCTGAGCATTGGTATAAAACAGAACGCTTACGAAATAAGGGGGTTGTAACAACTATTATGTCAAACCTTGGGCTTGAGCGCTTCTTAAACAGCAAGGGATTGGATCTCATTCGTACAAATGTAGGGGATCGTTACGTTGTCGATACTATGCGGCAAAAAGGGTACAATGTGGGTGGGGAGTCCTCTGGGCATATTGTCTTAAGTGATTTTGGTACAACTGGTGATGGACTGGTGGCTGCCTTGCAAATTCTCGCTTGTATGCAGCAAAATCACTATTCTATGAGCTACTTGTGTCAGCGTTTTGAAGTTGTACCACAAATTTTGAAAAATATAGCGATTAAAAATAAAAATATATTGGAGAACCCTAAAGTTAAAACTGTGATCGATCATGCACAGAAATGTTTAAGAAAAGAAGGACGGTTGGTTATTCGTCCTTCTGGAACTGAACCATTAATTCGAGTAATGGCTGAAGGCGATGATCAAAAAGCAATTGAAGAGATTGTTGCAGAGATCAGTGATGTTCTTATGCAGTATGATAGCACTAAAACATAA
- a CDS encoding DUF1013 domain-containing protein — protein sequence MSTQLLMPKATAVWLVDNTALSFDQIAEFCQLHVLEVKAIADGEAAHGIRGLNPISSGQLTRSEIARVEADANARLKISESKVRIPQTKRKGSRYIPLSRRQDRPNGILWLVLNHPELKDAQIARLIGTTKGTIEQIRHRTHWNSNNLVPLDPVGLGLCSQIDLDFELQRAAKNLPLSVEGDQTLLPTSVTENANLDEIEFEKAFEKNLDADTVFANLNALKKSQEEE from the coding sequence ATGTCAACGCAACTTTTGATGCCCAAAGCAACAGCTGTTTGGTTAGTCGATAATACAGCGCTTTCTTTTGATCAGATTGCGGAGTTTTGTCAATTGCATGTGTTGGAAGTCAAAGCAATTGCTGATGGTGAAGCAGCACACGGAATTAGAGGATTGAATCCTATTAGTTCAGGGCAGTTAACACGCAGCGAGATCGCACGTGTTGAAGCAGATGCAAATGCACGCTTAAAAATATCTGAATCAAAAGTGCGGATTCCTCAAACTAAACGCAAAGGCTCACGTTATATTCCTTTGTCTCGACGGCAAGATCGTCCAAATGGTATTTTATGGTTGGTTTTGAACCATCCTGAATTAAAAGATGCGCAAATCGCACGATTGATTGGAACAACAAAGGGAACTATTGAGCAAATTCGTCATAGAACACATTGGAACAGTAATAATTTGGTTCCTCTCGATCCCGTAGGGTTGGGGCTCTGTTCTCAAATTGATTTAGATTTTGAATTGCAACGGGCAGCAAAAAATCTTCCTCTTTCTGTAGAAGGAGATCAGACTCTCCTTCCTACATCGGTAACAGAAAATGCCAATCTCGATGAAATAGAATTTGAAAAAGCTTTTGAAAAAAATCTCGATGCTGATACCGTGTTTGCTAATCTCAATGCTCTAAAAAAATCTCAAGAGGAAGAATAA
- the ftsH gene encoding ATP-dependent zinc metalloprotease FtsH, producing the protein MNSNYRSLLIWGVIAFVLIALFSLFNRDNQRAGNSEISYSEFLQKVENGELKAVTIQGQKLVGKTTDQRVISTYAPRDPGLVQKLENKKVNVKAIPESSGNNIFLNLLFSLLPVIIIVGAWIFFMRQMQHGSRGAMGFGKSKAKLLTEAHGRVTFQDVAGVEEAKQDLQEIVDFLREPQKFQRLGGRIPRGVLLVGPPGTGKTLLARSVAGEANVPFFTISGSDFVEMFVGVGASRVRDMFEQAKKNAPCIIFIDEIDAVGRHRGAGLGGGNDEREQTLNQLLVEMDGFEPNESIILIAATNRPDVLDPALLRPGRFDRQVVVPNPDVSGREQILKVHVRNVPLAPNVDLKVLARGTPGFSGADLMNLVNEAALMAASRNKRVVTMKEFEDAKDKVMMGAERRSTAMTQEEKELTAYHEAGHAIVALSVPVADPVHKATIVPRGRALGMVMQLPEGDRYSMSYRWMISRLAIMMGGRVAEELKFGKENITSGAASDIEQATKLARAMITRWGFSDILGNVAYGDNQDEVFLGHSVARTQNISEETARMIDAEVRKLIDDAYKTATKILKEKKKQWWALAQGLLEYETLTGTEINDIIKGKPPARTLGSENDNSRTSVVPKIGKKGRQDTTNLKGKHELETSGAEKKSRSKKNKAEANKSDKTETGNVSENKEKAAEKSNVSKQKKKQTPANDA; encoded by the coding sequence ATGAATTCCAATTATCGCTCCCTCTTGATTTGGGGGGTTATTGCCTTCGTTTTAATTGCGTTATTTTCTCTTTTTAATAGAGACAATCAGCGTGCTGGAAATAGCGAAATATCTTATTCTGAGTTTTTACAGAAAGTTGAGAATGGCGAGCTTAAAGCCGTAACTATTCAAGGACAAAAATTAGTAGGAAAAACTACAGATCAGAGAGTGATTTCAACTTATGCACCAAGAGATCCAGGATTGGTGCAAAAATTGGAAAACAAAAAAGTTAATGTTAAAGCTATTCCTGAAAGCTCAGGGAATAATATTTTTCTTAATTTATTATTTTCATTGCTTCCCGTTATTATTATCGTTGGAGCATGGATTTTCTTTATGCGACAAATGCAACATGGATCACGCGGTGCTATGGGCTTCGGGAAATCGAAAGCAAAATTGCTGACAGAAGCCCATGGAAGGGTCACCTTTCAAGATGTCGCTGGTGTTGAAGAGGCAAAGCAGGATTTACAAGAAATTGTTGATTTCTTACGGGAACCACAAAAATTTCAGCGCTTAGGTGGACGTATTCCACGTGGTGTTCTGCTCGTAGGACCTCCAGGAACAGGGAAAACGTTGCTCGCACGTTCTGTGGCAGGGGAAGCCAATGTGCCTTTTTTTACCATTTCGGGGTCCGATTTTGTGGAAATGTTCGTTGGGGTTGGAGCAAGCCGTGTTCGTGATATGTTCGAACAAGCAAAAAAAAATGCACCGTGTATTATCTTTATCGATGAAATTGATGCCGTAGGGCGTCATCGTGGTGCAGGATTGGGTGGCGGAAATGATGAACGCGAACAAACATTAAATCAGTTATTGGTTGAAATGGATGGATTTGAACCTAATGAAAGCATTATTTTAATTGCTGCAACAAATCGTCCTGATGTACTCGATCCCGCTTTGTTAAGACCTGGACGATTCGATCGACAAGTAGTTGTTCCAAATCCGGATGTATCTGGGCGAGAACAAATTTTAAAAGTTCATGTGCGGAATGTACCTCTGGCTCCTAATGTCGATCTGAAAGTATTGGCAAGGGGAACACCAGGATTTTCTGGAGCTGATCTGATGAACCTCGTCAATGAAGCCGCTTTAATGGCTGCAAGCCGTAATAAAAGAGTGGTCACAATGAAAGAGTTTGAAGATGCTAAAGATAAGGTAATGATGGGAGCTGAACGCCGTTCAACCGCTATGACACAAGAGGAAAAGGAACTGACAGCCTATCACGAAGCAGGACATGCTATTGTAGCTTTGAGCGTTCCAGTTGCTGACCCTGTCCATAAAGCAACAATCGTGCCAAGGGGAAGAGCTCTCGGTATGGTTATGCAATTGCCAGAGGGAGATCGCTATTCTATGAGTTATCGGTGGATGATTTCACGTCTGGCTATCATGATGGGAGGAAGAGTTGCCGAAGAATTGAAATTTGGAAAAGAAAATATCACCTCTGGAGCCGCATCTGATATTGAACAAGCGACAAAATTAGCGCGTGCAATGATTACACGATGGGGATTTTCTGATATTCTCGGAAATGTTGCTTATGGTGATAATCAAGATGAGGTTTTTTTAGGTCACTCGGTAGCGAGAACACAAAATATCTCTGAAGAAACAGCTCGTATGATCGATGCTGAAGTGCGTAAGTTGATTGATGACGCCTATAAAACCGCTACAAAAATTTTGAAAGAAAAAAAGAAACAGTGGTGGGCCCTTGCTCAAGGCTTGTTGGAATATGAAACATTAACAGGAACAGAAATTAACGATATCATAAAAGGAAAGCCTCCTGCACGGACATTAGGAAGTGAAAATGACAATTCACGGACTTCTGTTGTTCCTAAAATAGGGAAAAAAGGAAGACAAGATACCACCAATCTTAAAGGTAAGCACGAACTGGAAACCAGTGGTGCTGAAAAAAAGTCGCGGAGCAAAAAAAATAAAGCTGAGGCAAATAAATCTGATAAAACTGAAACAGGAAATGTTTCTGAAAATAAAGAAAAAGCTGCAGAAAAGTCTAACGTTTCTAAACAAAAGAAAAAACAAACTCCTGCTAATGATGCTTAA
- the pal gene encoding peptidoglycan-associated lipoprotein Pal, giving the protein MNSLRNIIRYPFVMAFCVLLALVSGCGKKNINATNGMNSSLNGSGLNNVQAGSSQDFTVNVGDRIFFSLNSSSIELDAEYVLARQAEWLLRYPHYFIMIEGHADERGTREYNLALGQRRAVAVRDHLISLGVSSQRMKTISYGKERPVALCDDISCWNQNRRAVLVVNNNRE; this is encoded by the coding sequence ATGAACTCTCTTAGAAACATTATCCGTTATCCATTTGTGATGGCTTTTTGTGTATTGTTAGCTTTGGTTAGTGGTTGTGGCAAAAAAAATATTAATGCGACAAATGGTATGAATTCCTCTCTAAATGGTTCTGGGTTAAATAATGTACAGGCAGGCTCATCACAAGACTTTACAGTCAATGTTGGAGATCGGATTTTCTTTAGTTTGAATTCTTCTTCTATTGAATTGGATGCAGAATATGTTTTGGCTCGTCAAGCAGAATGGTTGCTCCGTTATCCGCATTATTTTATTATGATTGAAGGTCATGCTGATGAACGTGGAACGCGCGAATACAATTTAGCTCTTGGACAACGCCGTGCTGTTGCAGTTCGTGATCATCTTATTTCTTTGGGTGTTTCTTCTCAACGGATGAAAACAATCTCTTACGGAAAGGAAAGGCCTGTAGCGCTATGTGATGACATTTCTTGTTGGAACCAAAATCGACGTGCTGTTTTGGTTGTTAATAACAACAGGGAATAA
- the tilS gene encoding tRNA lysidine(34) synthetase TilS, translated as MSVKLAKDLFKKTDFSHCQKLILAVSGGSDSLALLFLVQEHLKTLPISPEVIVVTIDHQLREESALEAKSVAKICQAYQIKHIIVQWEGKKPKTKIIEKARIARYDLLFKEAQKHGATLIMTGHTLNDQAETYQMRVQRSQKKTKGAELEVLEKSWKERSSENAITEMLKKNDQEILAEKGEEGYERGLSCIPREALLHGQVRLIRPLLGVNRQTLRAYLSFQGLTWIDDPTNEDSKFERVRVRNFLRQKNLSEIAKKVRKAALKRRIQAQKVADLILALDIAVEHGRCFIGKPPAFLYQHHAFPFVVGLFIVLMGGSSYLLSSQKLVALNQKLCLQKPEKKRFTLAGAVIESSKKGIAMWREARHIQEAIIAPGETFVWDRRYQITNHDTKAIRVGPADFAHLKDYLDQGKSEVETPHFPSLQSLVMISNEKGVDIPELTHHFCYQRDIIMKRIMAPFNWLLSLEDAAIANVVGSFFNIE; from the coding sequence GTGTCCGTTAAATTAGCAAAAGATCTTTTTAAAAAAACAGATTTTTCTCATTGTCAGAAATTGATTTTAGCGGTTTCTGGAGGGAGTGATTCGTTAGCTTTATTGTTTTTGGTGCAAGAACATTTAAAGACACTGCCCATTTCTCCAGAAGTGATTGTTGTGACGATTGATCATCAATTGCGTGAAGAATCAGCACTTGAAGCCAAAAGTGTTGCAAAAATTTGCCAAGCTTATCAGATCAAACATATTATTGTGCAGTGGGAAGGAAAAAAGCCAAAGACAAAAATAATTGAAAAAGCGCGGATCGCGCGATATGATTTACTTTTTAAAGAAGCCCAAAAACATGGTGCAACACTGATTATGACAGGACATACGCTGAATGATCAGGCTGAAACTTACCAAATGCGTGTTCAACGCAGTCAAAAAAAAACAAAAGGTGCTGAATTAGAAGTTCTCGAAAAGTCATGGAAAGAGAGAAGTTCTGAAAATGCAATAACCGAGATGCTGAAAAAAAATGACCAAGAAATATTGGCAGAAAAGGGTGAGGAAGGATATGAGCGTGGGTTGTCTTGTATTCCAAGGGAAGCATTGTTGCATGGTCAAGTGCGCTTAATTCGCCCATTACTTGGGGTTAATCGTCAAACACTGCGTGCTTATTTATCTTTTCAAGGATTAACATGGATTGATGATCCAACAAATGAAGATTCAAAGTTTGAACGTGTGCGCGTGCGCAATTTTCTTCGTCAAAAGAATCTTTCTGAGATTGCTAAGAAGGTTCGTAAAGCGGCGTTAAAACGTCGGATACAAGCGCAAAAAGTTGCTGATTTAATCTTAGCTTTGGATATTGCTGTTGAGCATGGGCGCTGTTTTATTGGAAAACCTCCTGCTTTTTTATACCAACATCATGCTTTTCCCTTTGTTGTTGGGCTTTTCATTGTTTTAATGGGGGGAAGCTCTTATTTGCTTTCTTCTCAAAAATTGGTTGCTCTAAACCAGAAATTATGTTTGCAAAAACCAGAAAAAAAACGTTTTACTCTAGCAGGAGCAGTAATTGAATCGAGCAAAAAAGGAATTGCTATGTGGCGTGAAGCACGGCATATTCAAGAAGCAATCATCGCTCCAGGAGAAACCTTTGTATGGGATCGACGTTACCAAATTACCAATCATGATACAAAAGCTATACGCGTAGGGCCCGCGGATTTTGCCCATCTGAAAGATTATCTCGATCAAGGAAAAAGTGAGGTTGAAACCCCACATTTTCCCTCTTTGCAATCCTTAGTGATGATTTCTAATGAAAAAGGGGTTGATATTCCAGAGTTAACACATCATTTTTGTTATCAACGAGATATTATAATGAAACGCATTATGGCCCCATTTAATTGGTTGTTATCATTAGAAGATGCTGCTATTGCTAATGTTGTAGGATCTTTTTTCAATATTGAGTAG